The following coding sequences are from one Halomicrobium zhouii window:
- a CDS encoding tRNA-dihydrouridine synthase, which produces MSSRPLFEPRVAAASLSGASDAEWARAAAEYVGCAFLGGVALDEPTRRAARQLVDRDREEFLPADPHHFVNSQLRALDDVPIRPAVNVRSSTLVPLEDAADLCRDHDAILEINAHCRQEEMCDARAGEALLHQPGRLCKQVEAATATGATVGVKVRAEVDGVDLPALAADLDAVGADLIHVDAMDSEPVVADVADAVDAFVVANNEVRDEPSVREYLEYGADAVSVGRPSDDPRVLQRVREATDAWFREEASP; this is translated from the coding sequence GTGAGTTCACGACCTCTCTTCGAGCCCCGCGTCGCCGCCGCCAGCCTGAGTGGCGCGTCAGACGCGGAGTGGGCCCGCGCCGCCGCCGAGTACGTCGGCTGTGCGTTCCTCGGCGGGGTCGCCCTGGACGAGCCGACTCGTCGGGCGGCCAGGCAGCTGGTCGACCGCGACCGCGAGGAGTTCCTCCCGGCCGACCCACACCACTTCGTCAACTCGCAGCTCCGGGCCCTCGACGACGTGCCGATTCGGCCGGCGGTGAACGTGCGCAGTTCGACGCTGGTTCCGCTGGAGGACGCGGCCGACCTCTGTCGCGACCACGACGCGATCCTGGAGATAAACGCCCACTGTCGGCAGGAGGAAATGTGCGACGCACGTGCGGGCGAAGCGTTGCTCCACCAGCCGGGTCGGCTGTGCAAGCAGGTCGAGGCCGCCACGGCGACCGGCGCCACGGTCGGCGTCAAGGTGCGCGCCGAGGTCGACGGGGTCGATCTGCCGGCGCTGGCCGCGGACCTCGACGCGGTTGGCGCCGACCTGATTCACGTCGACGCGATGGACTCCGAGCCAGTCGTGGCCGACGTCGCCGATGCGGTGGACGCCTTCGTCGTCGCCAACAACGAGGTCCGGGACGAGCCGTCGGTGCGGGAGTATCTGGAATACGGTGCCGACGCCGTCAGCGTCGGCCGCCCGAGCGACGACCCGCGAGTCCTCCAGCGCGTCCGCGAGGCGACCGACGCGTGGTTCCGGGAGGAGGCTTCGCCGTGA
- a CDS encoding triphosphoribosyl-dephospho-CoA synthase — MRSLAQNAELALLLEVTSTPKPGNVDRRHEYDDLRFEHFLAGAVGARPGLDVAADGGPVGRAFERSVEGMAEQKGGNTQFGALLLVTPLVATAASGALTPERASDVVSGTTVEDAAEFYRAFEHVDVAVDDPPEDLDALDVRRGSDAIPELEARDLTLADVMGLSADVDGVAAEWVDGFSRCFEAAAAIERRDGPVPDRAAHVFLELLADEVDTFVVTRNDRETAEEVTRRAQAVLDGEEDAADLADEFVERDVNPGTTADIIAAALFVALERGLQV; from the coding sequence GTGAGATCTCTCGCCCAGAACGCCGAGCTGGCGCTCCTGCTGGAGGTGACGAGCACGCCGAAACCCGGAAACGTCGACCGGCGTCACGAGTACGACGACCTACGATTCGAGCACTTCCTCGCCGGTGCGGTCGGGGCCCGGCCCGGGCTGGACGTCGCCGCCGACGGTGGCCCGGTCGGCCGGGCGTTCGAACGATCCGTCGAGGGAATGGCCGAGCAGAAGGGCGGCAACACCCAGTTCGGAGCGCTGTTGCTGGTCACGCCGCTCGTCGCGACTGCGGCATCGGGAGCGCTGACTCCCGAGCGGGCCAGCGATGTCGTCTCGGGAACGACCGTCGAGGACGCGGCGGAGTTCTACCGGGCGTTCGAGCACGTCGACGTCGCGGTGGACGACCCGCCCGAGGACCTGGACGCGCTGGACGTCCGACGGGGGAGCGACGCTATTCCCGAACTCGAAGCTCGGGACCTCACGCTCGCGGACGTGATGGGACTCAGTGCGGACGTCGACGGCGTCGCGGCCGAGTGGGTCGATGGATTCTCCCGGTGTTTCGAGGCGGCCGCCGCGATAGAACGACGCGACGGGCCAGTCCCGGACCGCGCGGCACACGTCTTCCTCGAATTGCTCGCCGACGAGGTCGACACGTTCGTCGTGACCCGCAACGACCGCGAGACGGCCGAAGAAGTCACGCGGCGGGCCCAGGCAGTGCTCGACGGCGAGGAGGACGCCGCCGACCTGGCCGACGAGTTCGTGGAACGCGACGTCAACCCGGGGACGACGGCCGACATAATCGCCGCGGCCCTCTTCGTCGCGCTGGAACGGGGGCTCCAGGTGTGA
- a CDS encoding DUF447 domain-containing protein has protein sequence MTEFDGDAEWPVDLRGVTESVVTTLGPNDRWNVAALGLHAPDGDAGSVTAKTWGRTRTWRNFRERGEGYVQFVSDPVDFVEAAMTVREEDDPVLASADAWARVDVSRRDEGTDGETQWVEWELRPFESAVERESVPTINRGFNAVIEATVAASRLDVPTYDTAALLERLAHLESVVETCGGERERAAFAVLTDHVDAEW, from the coding sequence GTGACAGAGTTCGACGGGGACGCTGAGTGGCCCGTCGACCTCCGCGGCGTCACCGAGTCGGTCGTGACGACACTCGGGCCCAACGATCGGTGGAACGTCGCCGCGCTGGGTCTTCACGCCCCCGACGGTGACGCCGGATCTGTGACGGCGAAGACGTGGGGCCGGACTCGCACCTGGCGCAACTTCCGCGAACGCGGTGAGGGATACGTCCAGTTCGTTTCCGACCCCGTCGACTTCGTCGAGGCAGCGATGACCGTTCGGGAAGAGGACGACCCAGTGCTCGCGAGCGCGGACGCGTGGGCTCGCGTGGACGTGTCCCGGCGGGACGAGGGGACCGACGGAGAGACGCAGTGGGTCGAGTGGGAACTCCGCCCGTTCGAGTCCGCCGTCGAGCGGGAGTCAGTGCCGACGATAAACCGGGGGTTCAACGCCGTGATAGAGGCGACCGTGGCGGCTTCACGGCTGGACGTCCCCACCTACGACACCGCGGCGTTGCTCGAACGACTCGCACACCTGGAGTCGGTCGTCGAAACCTGCGGCGGCGAGCGGGAGCGGGCAGCGTTCGCGGTGCTCACAGACCACGTCGACGCCGAGTGGTGA
- a CDS encoding 30S ribosomal protein S17e, with protein sequence MAIKPAYVKKTAKILMERYPDAFGDDFEHNKDVVTELTNIESKGVRNRIAGYVTSKQGATVEA encoded by the coding sequence ATGGCAATCAAACCGGCGTACGTCAAGAAGACGGCCAAGATCCTGATGGAGCGATACCCCGACGCCTTCGGCGACGACTTCGAGCACAACAAGGACGTCGTCACGGAGCTGACGAACATCGAGTCCAAGGGCGTTCGCAACCGCATCGCGGGCTACGTCACCAGCAAGCAGGGCGCGACGGTCGAAGCGTAA
- a CDS encoding Mrp/NBP35 family ATP-binding protein has translation MNEADVRERLRVVDDPDLGDDIVSLGLVNEVEIGDDSIDIDLALGAPYSPTESAIAADVRQALDDTGKQINLTATVDRGVDPEDQVLPGVKNIIAVASGKGGVGKSTLAVNLAAGLSQMGARVGLFDGDIYGPNVPRMLDADEHPKATEDDEIVPPEKYGMKLMSMDFLLGEDDPVIWRGPMVHSVLTQLWEDVIWGSLDYMIVDLPPGTGDTQLTLLQSVPVSGAAIVTTPQDVALDDARKGLQMFGRHDTPVLGVVENMSTFHCPDCGSDHDIFGSGGGRDFAEETEMPFLGEIPLDPSVREGDNGKPMVLEEDSETGEAFRQFVYRTANNQGIVHRKRHSDRAKVEQ, from the coding sequence ATGAACGAAGCGGACGTACGCGAGCGCCTGCGCGTGGTCGACGATCCTGACCTCGGGGACGACATCGTCTCTCTCGGTCTGGTCAACGAGGTTGAAATAGGGGACGATTCCATCGACATCGACCTCGCGCTGGGCGCGCCCTACTCTCCCACCGAGAGCGCCATCGCCGCCGACGTGCGGCAAGCGCTCGACGACACGGGGAAACAGATCAACCTCACTGCGACCGTCGACCGCGGCGTCGACCCCGAGGACCAGGTCCTCCCGGGCGTCAAGAACATCATCGCCGTCGCCTCCGGGAAAGGCGGGGTCGGCAAGAGCACCCTCGCCGTCAACCTCGCCGCGGGACTCTCCCAGATGGGGGCCCGCGTCGGCCTCTTCGACGGTGACATCTACGGCCCCAACGTCCCCCGGATGCTCGACGCCGACGAACACCCGAAGGCCACGGAGGACGACGAGATCGTCCCGCCCGAGAAGTACGGAATGAAGCTCATGAGCATGGACTTCCTGCTGGGCGAGGACGACCCGGTCATCTGGCGCGGCCCGATGGTCCACAGCGTCCTCACCCAGCTCTGGGAGGACGTCATCTGGGGCAGTCTCGACTACATGATCGTCGACCTCCCGCCGGGCACGGGCGACACGCAACTCACCTTGCTCCAGAGCGTCCCCGTCTCCGGCGCTGCCATCGTCACGACGCCTCAGGACGTCGCCCTCGACGACGCCCGGAAGGGACTCCAGATGTTCGGTCGTCACGACACCCCCGTGCTCGGGGTCGTCGAGAACATGTCCACCTTCCACTGCCCGGACTGCGGGTCCGACCACGACATCTTCGGCAGCGGCGGCGGCCGCGACTTCGCCGAGGAGACGGAGATGCCGTTCCTCGGCGAGATTCCCCTCGATCCGTCGGTCAGGGAGGGCGACAACGGGAAACCGATGGTCCTCGAGGAGGACAGCGAGACCGGCGAGGCGTTCCGCCAGTTCGTCTACCGGACGGCGAACAACCAGGGCATCGTCCACCGAAAGCGTCACTCAGACCGCGCCAAAGTCGAACAGTAG
- a CDS encoding 30S ribosomal protein S13 → MSAEEPENTEEEADEEEDIRYFVRIGQTDLDGTKSVERALTDMNGIGRRAARIISEKSGIDRQATLGRLEDDEVDTIVDLVQGYADEVPEWLANHQNDFYTGETTHEVGNDLQMQRRQDINRMQMIDSYKGVRHQRGQKVRGQRTKSTGRTEGTIGVNVEAIKEDMAEEEAAGEEGDE, encoded by the coding sequence ATGAGTGCAGAAGAACCCGAGAACACGGAAGAGGAAGCGGATGAGGAGGAGGACATCCGCTACTTCGTCCGTATCGGACAGACGGACCTCGACGGCACGAAGAGTGTCGAGCGAGCCCTCACAGACATGAACGGCATCGGGCGACGTGCCGCGCGGATCATCTCCGAGAAGTCGGGGATCGACCGCCAGGCCACGCTCGGCCGGCTCGAGGACGACGAGGTCGACACGATCGTCGACCTCGTGCAGGGCTACGCTGACGAGGTCCCGGAATGGCTCGCTAACCACCAGAACGACTTCTACACCGGTGAGACGACCCACGAGGTCGGTAACGACCTGCAGATGCAGCGTCGCCAGGACATCAACCGGATGCAGATGATCGACTCCTACAAGGGCGTTCGCCACCAGCGCGGCCAGAAGGTCCGCGGGCAGCGCACCAAGTCCACCGGTCGTACGGAGGGTACCATCGGCGTCAACGTCGAGGCCATCAAAGAGGACATGGCCGAGGAAGAAGCAGCAGGCGAGGAGGGTGACGAATAA
- a CDS encoding 30S ribosomal protein S4 produces the protein MALGSNTKFYETPNHPYQGERIADESNLVGRYGLKNKEELWRAQSELRGYRREARKLLGRAEGEGAADEADEFLARLQRYGVLDEQDALDDVLSLDVTDVLERRLQTVAYRKGLGNTPDQARQFITHGHITVGDARVTRPGKTVEVDEEGELGFDENSSLADELHPARAEDQE, from the coding sequence ATGGCGCTCGGTAGCAACACCAAGTTCTACGAGACGCCGAACCACCCCTACCAGGGCGAGCGCATCGCCGACGAGTCCAACCTCGTCGGCCGCTACGGCCTGAAGAACAAGGAAGAGCTCTGGCGCGCCCAGTCCGAGCTTCGTGGCTACCGCCGCGAGGCCCGGAAGCTCCTGGGTCGTGCCGAGGGCGAGGGCGCAGCGGACGAGGCCGACGAGTTCCTGGCCCGTCTCCAGCGCTACGGCGTTCTCGACGAACAGGACGCGCTCGACGACGTCCTGTCGCTCGACGTGACTGACGTCCTGGAGCGCCGTCTCCAGACCGTCGCGTACCGCAAGGGTCTGGGCAACACGCCCGACCAGGCGCGACAGTTCATCACGCACGGCCACATTACGGTCGGCGACGCCCGCGTCACGCGACCGGGAAAGACGGTCGAAGTCGACGAGGAAGGTGAACTCGGCTTCGACGAAAACAGCTCGCTGGCGGACGAACTGCACCCCGCCCGGGCGGAGGACCAAGAATGA
- a CDS encoding 30S ribosomal protein S11, translated as MSESQDDKWGIAHVYASFNNTIITITDQTGAETLAKSSGGTVVKQNRDEASPYAAMQMAEVVAEEAKAQNVEGVHVRVRGPGGNQQKSPGPGAQATIRALARAGLEIGRIEDVTPIPHDGTRGPKNAGF; from the coding sequence ATGAGCGAATCCCAGGACGACAAGTGGGGCATCGCCCACGTGTACGCATCGTTCAACAACACCATCATCACCATCACGGACCAGACGGGCGCCGAGACGCTGGCCAAGTCCAGCGGCGGGACGGTCGTCAAGCAGAACCGTGACGAGGCGTCGCCGTACGCGGCGATGCAGATGGCCGAGGTCGTGGCCGAGGAGGCCAAGGCCCAGAACGTCGAGGGCGTGCACGTTCGCGTGCGTGGCCCCGGTGGGAACCAGCAGAAGTCCCCCGGCCCTGGTGCACAGGCGACGATCCGGGCGCTGGCACGCGCCGGCCTCGAGATCGGCCGCATCGAGGACGTGACCCCGATCCCCCACGACGGGACCCGCGGTCCCAAGAACGCAGGATTCTGA
- a CDS encoding DNA-directed RNA polymerase subunit D — MAGEYEVEFVERTDREARFLVRGITPAFANGIRRAMVADVPTFSVDTVRVIENSSVMFDEQIGLRLGLVPLTTDLGDFEVGDEVTLSIDVEGPETAYSGDLVTSDDYVQPADENVPIIDLKDGQRLEVEADAVLDRGREHAKHQGGVAVGYRHLQQVEVVGDKGEFEDEEPHILRGVIEDDGELILTDEFGNDLTNRYPGKELEVTDVENAFVFHVETDGSFTVDELTLRAVESIRDRADELREAVQL; from the coding sequence ATGGCTGGAGAATACGAAGTCGAGTTCGTCGAACGCACCGACCGCGAGGCCCGGTTCCTCGTGCGCGGCATCACGCCCGCGTTCGCTAACGGAATCCGCCGGGCGATGGTCGCTGACGTGCCGACGTTCAGCGTCGACACCGTCCGCGTCATCGAGAACTCGAGTGTCATGTTTGACGAACAGATCGGCCTTCGGCTGGGACTCGTCCCGCTGACGACCGATCTCGGCGACTTCGAGGTCGGCGACGAGGTCACGCTGTCCATCGACGTCGAGGGGCCGGAGACGGCCTACTCGGGTGACCTGGTCACCAGCGACGACTACGTCCAGCCGGCCGACGAAAACGTCCCGATCATCGACCTGAAAGACGGCCAGCGCCTCGAAGTCGAGGCCGACGCCGTCCTCGATCGCGGCCGCGAACACGCCAAGCATCAGGGCGGCGTCGCGGTCGGCTACCGGCACCTCCAGCAGGTGGAGGTCGTCGGCGACAAGGGCGAGTTCGAGGACGAGGAACCCCACATCTTGCGAGGCGTTATCGAGGACGACGGTGAGTTGATCCTCACCGACGAGTTCGGCAACGACCTCACGAACCGCTATCCAGGGAAGGAACTGGAAGTCACCGACGTCGAGAACGCGTTCGTGTTCCACGTCGAGACTGACGGCTCTTTCACCGTGGACGAACTGACCCTCCGCGCCGTCGAGTCGATTCGCGACCGCGCGGACGAACTGCGCGAAGCAGTCCAGCTGTAA
- a CDS encoding 50S ribosomal protein L18e, protein MSKTNPRLSSLIADLKSAARSQGGDVWGDIAQRLEKPRRTHAEVNLGRIERYAREDETVVVPGKVLGSGVLQKDVTVAAVDFSGTAEQKIDQVGDAVSLEQAIENNPEGSQVRVIR, encoded by the coding sequence ATGAGCAAGACCAATCCGAGACTCAGTAGTCTCATCGCCGACCTGAAGTCGGCCGCCCGCAGTCAGGGCGGCGACGTCTGGGGCGACATCGCACAGCGGCTCGAAAAGCCGCGGCGAACCCACGCGGAAGTCAACCTGGGGCGCATCGAGCGCTACGCCCGGGAGGACGAGACCGTGGTCGTGCCGGGCAAGGTGCTCGGCTCCGGCGTCCTGCAGAAGGACGTCACCGTCGCAGCCGTCGACTTCTCCGGGACCGCCGAGCAGAAGATCGACCAGGTCGGAGATGCCGTATCACTCGAACAGGCAATCGAAAACAACCCCGAAGGCTCGCAGGTACGGGTGATCCGATGA
- a CDS encoding 50S ribosomal protein L13: MSVAEFDADLVVDARDCIFGRVASNVAQRALDGDRVAVVNAEQAVITGSEDDVVAKFQKRREIGSDRGPYYPKRPDGIFKRSIRGMVPHKKPRGREAFENVRVYVGNPYEGDDDHEAEVLEDTSLDRLSNIKFVSLGDVSESIGANVTW, from the coding sequence ATGAGCGTCGCCGAATTCGACGCCGACCTCGTCGTCGACGCCCGCGACTGCATCTTCGGTCGCGTCGCCTCGAACGTCGCCCAGCGCGCGCTCGACGGAGACCGCGTCGCCGTGGTCAACGCCGAGCAGGCCGTCATCACGGGCAGCGAGGACGACGTCGTCGCGAAGTTCCAGAAGCGACGGGAGATCGGCTCTGACCGCGGACCGTACTACCCGAAGCGACCGGACGGCATCTTCAAGCGGTCCATCCGCGGCATGGTGCCACACAAGAAACCCCGCGGCCGCGAGGCCTTCGAGAACGTCCGCGTCTACGTCGGCAACCCCTACGAGGGCGACGACGACCACGAGGCGGAGGTTCTCGAGGACACCTCGCTCGACCGACTGTCGAACATCAAGTTCGTCTCGCTGGGAGACGTCAGCGAATCTATCGGAGCGAACGTAACATGGTAA
- a CDS encoding 30S ribosomal protein S9, with protein MVTNTSGKKKTAIARATISDGEGRVRVDSRPVELVEPELAQLKMLEPFRIADDELRETVDVDVDVEGGGVMGQADAARTAIARALVDHTNDAELRDAFMEFDRSLLVNDVRQSESKKWGGPGARARYQKSYR; from the coding sequence ATGGTAACGAACACCTCTGGCAAGAAGAAGACGGCCATCGCCCGCGCGACGATCAGCGACGGCGAGGGCCGCGTACGCGTCGACTCCCGGCCGGTCGAACTGGTCGAGCCGGAGCTGGCACAGCTCAAGATGCTCGAACCGTTCCGCATCGCGGACGACGAGCTTCGAGAGACGGTCGACGTCGACGTCGACGTCGAGGGCGGCGGCGTGATGGGGCAGGCCGACGCGGCCCGCACCGCCATCGCACGCGCCCTCGTCGACCACACGAACGACGCCGAACTCCGCGACGCGTTCATGGAGTTCGACCGTTCGCTGCTGGTCAACGACGTTCGCCAGTCCGAATCCAAGAAGTGGGGCGGCCCCGGCGCGCGGGCCCGCTACCAGAAATCCTACCGCTAA
- a CDS encoding DNA-directed RNA polymerase subunit N: MMVPVRCFTCGNVVGEHWEEFKARTREAEDPEDPEMVLDELGVERHCCRRMLVSHKDLVDIVAPYQ; encoded by the coding sequence ATGATGGTACCGGTCCGGTGTTTCACGTGCGGCAACGTCGTCGGCGAGCACTGGGAAGAATTCAAGGCACGCACCCGCGAGGCCGAGGACCCGGAGGACCCCGAGATGGTCCTCGACGAACTCGGCGTCGAACGCCACTGCTGTCGCCGGATGCTCGTCTCGCACAAGGACCTGGTCGACATCGTGGCACCGTATCAATGA
- a CDS encoding DNA-directed RNA polymerase subunit K codes for MMAQENRYEKARIIGARALQVAYGAPVLIDSDQTQPILIAAEEYDAGVLPFTVRRGENQ; via the coding sequence ATGATGGCGCAGGAAAATCGCTACGAGAAGGCGCGGATTATCGGGGCACGAGCGCTGCAGGTCGCCTACGGTGCGCCCGTCCTCATCGACTCCGACCAGACCCAGCCGATCCTCATCGCGGCCGAGGAGTACGACGCTGGCGTCCTGCCCTTCACCGTCCGACGAGGCGAGAACCAATGA
- the eno gene encoding phosphopyruvate hydratase: MTLITDVRLRRVLDSRGNATVEADVLTESGGFGRGKAPSGASTGEYEAIELPASEAIANAREDAIPRLVGEVHAGNQRDVDAALHAADGTDDFSGIGANSAVAISVAAAKAGADVLGAPLFQHLGGTFRGNELPTPLGNVVGGGEHAADATHIQEFLSAPIGAPSVSEAIFANAAVHQEVHDILGERGIAAGKGDEGAWAPSIDDAEAFEIVDEAVESVADDVGFAIQFGLDVAGAELYDEDEDGYVYGDEVRSTEEQIDYIADLVEEYDLVYVEDPLDENDYEAFAELTERVGDQTLVCGDDLFVTNVERLSQGIQQGAGNSILIKPNQIGTLTDTVDAIELAVENGYEPVVSHRSGETEDTTIAHLATATAAPFIKTGAVGGERTAKLNELIRIEDNAV; this comes from the coding sequence ATGACGCTGATCACCGACGTCCGACTCCGGCGCGTCCTCGACTCCCGCGGCAACGCGACCGTCGAGGCCGACGTGCTGACGGAGTCGGGCGGCTTCGGACGCGGCAAGGCCCCGAGCGGCGCGAGCACCGGCGAGTACGAGGCCATCGAACTGCCGGCCAGCGAGGCCATCGCCAACGCCCGCGAGGACGCGATCCCGCGGCTCGTCGGTGAGGTCCACGCCGGCAACCAGCGCGACGTCGACGCGGCGCTCCACGCCGCCGACGGCACGGACGACTTCTCCGGCATCGGCGCCAACAGCGCCGTCGCCATCTCGGTGGCCGCTGCGAAGGCGGGCGCCGACGTCCTCGGCGCGCCGCTGTTCCAGCACCTCGGCGGGACGTTCCGGGGCAACGAGCTCCCGACCCCGCTGGGCAACGTCGTCGGGGGCGGCGAGCACGCCGCCGACGCGACGCACATCCAGGAGTTCCTCTCGGCGCCCATCGGGGCCCCGAGCGTCTCCGAGGCGATCTTCGCCAACGCCGCGGTCCACCAGGAGGTCCACGACATTCTGGGAGAGCGTGGCATCGCCGCCGGCAAGGGCGACGAGGGCGCCTGGGCGCCGTCCATCGACGACGCCGAGGCCTTCGAAATCGTCGACGAGGCCGTCGAGAGTGTCGCGGACGACGTCGGCTTCGCCATCCAGTTCGGCCTGGACGTCGCCGGCGCCGAACTGTACGACGAAGACGAGGACGGCTACGTCTACGGTGACGAGGTCCGTTCCACCGAGGAACAGATCGACTACATCGCCGACCTCGTCGAGGAGTACGACCTCGTCTACGTCGAGGACCCCCTCGACGAGAACGACTACGAGGCGTTCGCGGAACTGACCGAGCGCGTCGGCGACCAGACGCTGGTCTGCGGGGACGACCTGTTCGTCACGAACGTCGAACGGCTCTCCCAGGGCATCCAGCAGGGTGCGGGCAACAGCATCCTCATCAAGCCCAACCAGATCGGCACGCTGACCGACACGGTCGACGCCATCGAACTCGCCGTGGAGAACGGCTACGAACCGGTCGTCTCTCACCGGTCGGGCGAGACCGAGGACACGACCATCGCACACCTCGCCACCGCGACCGCGGCCCCGTTCATCAAGACGGGCGCGGTCGGGGGCGAGCGCACCGCCAAGCTGAACGAACTGATCCGAATCGAGGACAACGCTGTATGA
- the rpsB gene encoding 30S ribosomal protein S2 — protein MSGNENEGLDASEPDDESADAADEEVVEETPDAEETPDTEEAPADAEADEADAEAEQEIEEPESGPSLDEDVMPDEEADLLIPVEEYLGAGVHIGTQQKTKDMERFIHRVRTDGLYVLDVSMTDQRIRTAADFLANYQPEQILVASSRQYGRFPAEKFAESVGARARTGRFIPGTLTNPDYDGYIEPDVVVVTDPIGDSQAVKEAITVGIPVIAMCDSNNTTSNVDLVVPTNNKGRKALSVVYWLLANETLDRRGSDTVYGLEDFESDL, from the coding sequence ATGAGCGGCAACGAAAACGAGGGTCTCGACGCGTCAGAACCCGACGACGAATCGGCCGACGCGGCCGACGAGGAGGTCGTCGAGGAGACGCCGGACGCCGAGGAGACCCCAGACACCGAGGAAGCGCCCGCCGACGCCGAGGCCGACGAGGCCGACGCCGAGGCCGAACAAGAGATCGAGGAGCCCGAGTCAGGCCCCAGCCTGGACGAGGACGTCATGCCCGACGAAGAGGCGGACCTCCTCATCCCCGTCGAGGAGTACCTCGGCGCCGGGGTCCACATCGGGACCCAGCAGAAGACCAAGGACATGGAGCGGTTCATCCACCGCGTCCGGACCGACGGTCTCTACGTGCTGGACGTCTCGATGACGGACCAGCGAATCCGCACCGCAGCGGACTTCCTGGCCAACTACCAGCCCGAACAGATTCTGGTCGCCTCCTCGCGCCAGTACGGTCGGTTCCCGGCCGAGAAGTTCGCCGAGTCCGTGGGCGCCCGCGCCCGCACCGGTCGCTTCATCCCGGGCACGCTGACCAACCCCGACTACGACGGCTACATCGAACCGGACGTCGTGGTCGTCACCGACCCCATCGGTGACTCCCAGGCCGTCAAGGAGGCCATCACGGTTGGCATCCCGGTCATCGCGATGTGCGACTCCAACAACACGACGTCGAACGTCGACCTCGTGGTCCCGACGAACAACAAGGGTCGCAAGGCCCTCTCCGTCGTCTACTGGTTGCTCGCCAACGAGACCCTCGACCGCCGCGGCTCCGACACCGTCTACGGCCTCGAGGACTTCGAGAGCGACCTCTAA
- a CDS encoding DUF5518 domain-containing protein, whose protein sequence is MEEGATLVNAVVGAVVSVVGSMVVPIAPLLGGAVAGYLEGGTRSDGIRVGFISGLIAVVPGALLGLLVFGIFGSLLLGMGPGMDGIGLGLFSFTFVAVFVLAVTAVMVGLSTLGGWVGNYVKYDTDLDL, encoded by the coding sequence ATGGAAGAAGGCGCGACGCTCGTCAACGCCGTCGTCGGTGCCGTCGTCTCCGTCGTGGGGAGTATGGTCGTCCCGATAGCGCCGCTCCTCGGCGGCGCCGTCGCGGGCTATCTCGAGGGTGGCACGCGCTCGGACGGGATTCGAGTCGGATTCATCTCGGGCCTCATCGCCGTCGTTCCCGGGGCGCTCCTGGGCCTGCTCGTCTTCGGAATCTTCGGGTCGCTCCTGCTTGGGATGGGTCCCGGAATGGACGGTATCGGCCTGGGACTGTTCAGTTTCACCTTCGTCGCCGTCTTCGTACTCGCTGTCACCGCCGTCATGGTGGGTCTCAGCACGCTCGGCGGCTGGGTCGGTAACTACGTCAAGTACGACACGGACCTCGACCTGTGA
- a CDS encoding DUF5518 domain-containing protein has translation MNRDSALVAVGVGAAITVAFSFVPFSSVLGGAAAASRRNGGYLWGLGVGTAAGVAAAIPLDLLFAAAFAVVEWLGFGVPPSSPAYDLYLAIVALLFLLYTVGLSALGGLVGVWIRANTTWDLDPVARVAEYGR, from the coding sequence ATGAACCGCGATAGCGCGCTCGTGGCCGTCGGCGTCGGCGCGGCTATCACCGTCGCCTTCTCGTTCGTCCCGTTCTCGTCGGTGCTCGGCGGTGCCGCGGCCGCGTCGCGTCGCAACGGGGGCTACCTGTGGGGACTCGGCGTCGGAACCGCCGCCGGCGTCGCCGCCGCGATCCCGCTGGACCTCCTCTTCGCGGCCGCGTTCGCCGTCGTCGAGTGGCTCGGCTTCGGCGTCCCGCCGTCCTCGCCGGCGTACGACCTCTATCTGGCCATCGTCGCGCTACTGTTCCTGCTGTACACGGTCGGTCTGAGCGCACTCGGTGGTCTCGTCGGCGTCTGGATACGCGCGAACACGACCTGGGACCTCGACCCGGTGGCGCGGGTCGCGGAATATGGTCGGTAA